One window from the genome of Pseudonocardia hierapolitana encodes:
- a CDS encoding 6-phosphofructokinase — MRVGVLTGGGDCPGLNAVIRAIVRKGVPEYGYSFLGFRDGWRGPLEALTRPLDIPSVRGILPRGGTILGSSRTNPFAVEGGVEKIRRNLQNLGVDALIAIGGEDTLGVATKLHEMGVNVVGVPKTIDNDLSGTDYTFGFDTAVNIATDAIDRLHTTAESHHRALIVEVMGRHAGWIALHSGMAGGANAILIPEVRFDLDQVCQWVESRFQLDYAPIIVVSEGAKPKDGEEVLQSGDKDAFGHVRLGGIGDWLAHRIEERTGKEARTTVLGHVQRGGTPTARDRWLATRFGLHAIDAVHEGKWGQMTALRGTDIVTVPLAEATKELKVVDPALYAEAEVFFG; from the coding sequence ATGCGCGTCGGCGTGCTCACCGGGGGCGGGGACTGCCCCGGACTGAACGCGGTCATCCGGGCGATCGTCCGCAAGGGCGTGCCGGAGTACGGGTACTCGTTCCTCGGATTCCGCGACGGCTGGCGCGGCCCGCTCGAGGCGCTCACCCGGCCGCTCGACATCCCCAGCGTGCGCGGCATCCTCCCCCGGGGCGGCACGATCCTCGGGTCGTCGCGCACCAACCCGTTCGCCGTGGAGGGCGGCGTCGAGAAGATCCGCCGCAACCTGCAGAACCTCGGCGTCGACGCCCTCATCGCGATCGGCGGTGAGGACACCCTCGGCGTCGCCACCAAGCTGCACGAGATGGGCGTCAACGTCGTCGGCGTGCCCAAGACGATCGACAACGACCTCTCCGGCACCGACTACACCTTCGGCTTCGACACCGCCGTCAACATCGCGACCGACGCCATCGACCGCCTGCACACCACGGCGGAGTCGCACCACCGCGCGCTGATCGTCGAGGTGATGGGGCGGCACGCCGGCTGGATCGCCCTGCACTCGGGCATGGCGGGCGGTGCCAACGCGATCCTCATCCCCGAGGTGCGGTTCGACCTCGACCAGGTCTGCCAGTGGGTGGAGTCGCGGTTCCAGCTCGACTACGCGCCGATCATCGTCGTGTCCGAGGGCGCGAAGCCCAAGGACGGCGAGGAGGTGCTGCAGAGCGGCGACAAGGACGCGTTCGGCCACGTCCGGCTCGGCGGCATCGGCGACTGGCTAGCCCACCGGATCGAGGAGCGCACCGGCAAGGAGGCCCGCACCACGGTGCTCGGGCACGTCCAGCGCGGCGGCACCCCCACCGCCCGCGACCGCTGGCTCGCCACCCGCTTCGGCCTGCACGCGATCGACGCCGTCCACGAGGGCAAGTGGGGGCAGATGACCGCGCTGCGCGGCACCGACATCGTCACCGTGCCGCTGGCGGAGGCCACGAAGGAGCTCAAGGTCGTCGACCCCGCCCTGTACGCCGAGGCCGAGGTCTTCTTCGGTTAG
- a CDS encoding DedA family protein, whose translation MIDGLRLLLDGALASQWLLLVIVGLAVVDALLPMVPSEALIIAAGVGAAAGDQSLIAVIAAASTGSFIGECTAFLVGRGFGAAVRGRLAPGSSRAELFARSERALTTRGGLILLTARYIPAGRTVAALAAGASRFPVRRYVGYSALGATMSAAYVAMLGFLGGAAFASDPLVALAVSLGIGTAIGSVAGLVRRLRSGTAAVVERVPMPTPVAA comes from the coding sequence GTGATCGACGGACTGCGGCTGCTGCTGGACGGGGCGCTGGCATCTCAGTGGTTGTTGCTCGTGATCGTCGGGCTCGCCGTCGTCGACGCGCTGCTGCCCATGGTGCCGAGCGAGGCGCTGATCATCGCGGCAGGCGTGGGGGCGGCCGCAGGTGACCAGAGCCTGATCGCCGTGATCGCCGCGGCCTCGACGGGCTCGTTCATCGGCGAGTGCACGGCCTTCCTCGTCGGCCGCGGGTTCGGAGCCGCGGTGCGCGGCAGGCTCGCGCCCGGCTCGTCGCGGGCCGAGCTGTTCGCCCGCTCCGAGCGCGCGCTGACGACGCGGGGCGGACTCATCCTGCTGACCGCCCGCTACATCCCGGCCGGACGCACGGTGGCGGCGCTGGCCGCGGGGGCGAGCCGGTTCCCGGTCCGCCGGTACGTGGGCTACAGCGCGCTCGGGGCCACCATGTCGGCCGCGTACGTCGCGATGCTGGGGTTCCTCGGCGGCGCAGCGTTCGCCAGCGACCCGCTCGTCGCACTCGCGGTGAGCCTCGGCATCGGCACGGCGATCGGGTCGGTGGCCGGCCTGGTGCGGCGCCTGCGCTCCGGCACCGCGGCCGTGGTGGAGCGGGTGCCGATGCCGACGCCGGTCGCGGCCTGA
- a CDS encoding TetR/AcrR family transcriptional regulator — protein sequence MPSKRLTREESRARTRDLLLEAAAQLFAERGVNGTSVEQIAERAGFTRGAFYGNFADKHELVRELLQRRTERELAEVRALTAGEGGDERLREWNRERAEHLEQWLALRLELLLHALRHPEVRPALAEREDMARDAHAHAIAARFRTRGVEPPADPQQLALIVHALEDGLLLQRMLAPDRLPADVVVDAVALLDRLWTRD from the coding sequence GTGCCGAGCAAGCGCCTGACCCGCGAGGAGAGCCGCGCCCGCACCCGGGACCTGCTGCTGGAGGCGGCCGCGCAGCTGTTCGCGGAGCGCGGGGTGAACGGCACGTCGGTGGAGCAGATCGCCGAGCGGGCCGGCTTCACCCGGGGTGCCTTCTACGGCAACTTCGCCGACAAGCACGAGCTGGTCCGCGAGCTGCTGCAGCGGCGCACCGAGCGGGAGCTGGCAGAGGTGCGCGCCCTGACCGCGGGCGAGGGCGGCGACGAGCGGCTGCGGGAGTGGAACCGCGAGCGGGCCGAGCACCTCGAGCAGTGGCTGGCGCTGCGCCTCGAGTTGCTGCTGCACGCGTTGCGGCACCCCGAGGTGCGGCCCGCCCTCGCGGAGCGCGAGGACATGGCCCGCGACGCGCACGCGCACGCCATCGCCGCCCGGTTCCGCACTCGCGGGGTCGAGCCACCCGCCGACCCGCAGCAGCTCGCGCTGATCGTGCACGCGCTGGAGGACGGGTTGCTCCTCCAACGGATGCTCGCGCCCGACCGCCTGCCGGCCGACGTCGTCGTCGACGCGGTGGCGCTGCTGGACCGCCTCTGGACCCGCGACTGA
- a CDS encoding amidase, with protein MDEIWGWTAAAIGRAVGAGEATAREVVEACLARIDDVNPAVNAVTVRFEEALADADRIDARVRAGEHVGPLAGVPFTVKENIDVAGYPTTHGVPHFRDVVAPADAPPVRRLRAAGAIPIGHSNMPDLALAGNTTASQLFGETRNPWGDIRTPGGTSGGDGAAVAAGMVPLGLGNDSGGSVRLPAMFCGVAALKPSYGGIAQDHRVGGADPTLASQLFPVDGPIARTVEDLELAFDALSGADPADPRSVPRAAGAPLPRRVALCTDPAGLGVDPQIRAELARAAVALSDAGYEVVEADPPQIAEALTAYGTLITAEFGLRWPSIRRLLTEESAQHMELSMAQRPPADLEGYLAATATRFGAMRAWDAFSERYPLVLGPVYTERPFDVDPFDADHGLRAMLGMRLCTATTCVGVPAVAVPTGVVDGQPLGVQLIGPRHREEVCLTAAREVAARLPVATPVRMPRIAAPGGWS; from the coding sequence GTGGACGAGATCTGGGGATGGACCGCGGCCGCGATCGGCCGGGCGGTCGGCGCGGGCGAGGCGACGGCGCGCGAGGTGGTCGAGGCGTGCCTCGCGCGCATCGACGATGTGAACCCGGCGGTGAACGCCGTCACCGTTCGGTTCGAGGAGGCGCTCGCCGACGCCGACCGGATCGACGCCCGGGTGCGGGCCGGGGAGCACGTCGGCCCACTGGCCGGGGTGCCGTTCACCGTGAAGGAGAACATCGACGTCGCCGGCTACCCCACGACGCACGGGGTGCCGCACTTCCGCGACGTGGTGGCGCCCGCGGACGCGCCTCCGGTGCGTCGGCTGCGCGCCGCGGGGGCGATCCCGATCGGGCACAGCAACATGCCGGACCTGGCGCTCGCCGGGAACACGACGGCGAGCCAGCTGTTCGGGGAGACCCGCAACCCGTGGGGGGACATCCGGACGCCGGGGGGCACCAGCGGCGGGGACGGTGCGGCGGTCGCGGCGGGGATGGTCCCGCTGGGTCTGGGCAACGACTCCGGCGGGTCGGTGCGGCTGCCCGCGATGTTCTGCGGGGTGGCGGCCCTCAAGCCGAGCTACGGCGGCATCGCCCAGGACCACCGCGTCGGAGGGGCGGACCCGACGCTGGCGTCGCAGCTGTTCCCGGTCGACGGGCCGATCGCGCGCACGGTCGAGGACCTGGAGCTCGCCTTCGACGCGCTCTCCGGGGCCGACCCGGCCGATCCGCGCTCGGTGCCGAGGGCGGCGGGAGCCCCGCTGCCCCGCCGCGTTGCGCTGTGCACCGACCCGGCAGGGCTCGGTGTCGACCCGCAGATCCGTGCCGAGCTCGCGAGGGCGGCCGTGGCGCTCTCCGATGCGGGCTACGAGGTGGTCGAGGCCGATCCGCCGCAGATCGCCGAGGCGCTGACGGCCTACGGCACGCTGATCACCGCGGAGTTCGGGCTCCGCTGGCCGTCGATCCGGCGCCTGCTCACTGAGGAGTCGGCGCAGCACATGGAGCTCTCGATGGCGCAGCGGCCACCGGCCGACCTGGAGGGCTACCTCGCCGCGACGGCCACCCGGTTCGGGGCGATGCGGGCCTGGGACGCGTTCTCCGAGCGCTATCCGCTGGTTCTCGGGCCCGTCTACACCGAGCGTCCGTTCGACGTCGACCCGTTCGACGCCGACCACGGGCTGCGGGCCATGCTCGGGATGCGGCTCTGCACGGCCACCACCTGTGTCGGCGTGCCTGCCGTGGCCGTCCCCACCGGCGTGGTCGACGGGCAGCCGCTCGGCGTGCAGCTCATCGGCCCACGCCATCGTGAGGAAGTCTGCCTCACCGCGGCCCGCGAGGTCGCGGCCCGCCTCCCGGTCGCGACCCCGGTCCGCATGCCCCGCATCGCCGCACCGGGTGGCTGGTCCTAA
- a CDS encoding FIST signal transduction protein translates to MGAQRWLGVGQAKGSEPEAGARAADRALVHADAKLLVVFCSEALDPVAVLRQVDARSGGVPLIGCSTSGEIAPNGSGEGSVVVAALGGDGFSIRTAAAGSASRDLRAAGATTARCLTGLEERPHRVLLLLTDGLAGDQREILRGVYRVLGAGVPLVGGCSGAEGVARTFQMHGDQVLTDSVVAAAIGSDAPLGIGVRHGWRRVGDPMLVTSSGGNRVHTLNGRPALDVYLERLGAPAEAGTDEEEFARLALVHPLGLDHRDGEEEIRLIAGGDFADRSLVCIAEVPQAALVWLMEGDAESVRWAGGAACSDALAALGGHPPLGLLAFECVGRRPVLGQEGAQVEIDEITKCSGGAPVAGFYTYGEIAREQGVIGFHNQTLVVLSVA, encoded by the coding sequence ATGGGCGCGCAGCGGTGGCTCGGTGTCGGACAGGCGAAGGGTTCCGAGCCGGAGGCGGGAGCACGAGCGGCAGACCGCGCACTCGTGCACGCGGACGCGAAGCTGCTGGTCGTCTTCTGCTCCGAGGCTCTCGACCCGGTCGCCGTCCTCCGGCAGGTCGACGCGCGGTCCGGCGGCGTGCCCCTGATCGGGTGCTCGACGTCCGGCGAGATCGCGCCGAACGGCTCGGGCGAGGGGAGCGTCGTGGTCGCGGCGCTGGGCGGTGACGGCTTCTCGATCCGCACGGCGGCGGCCGGCTCGGCGTCGCGCGACCTCCGGGCCGCGGGGGCGACGACGGCCCGCTGCCTGACGGGTCTGGAGGAACGACCGCACCGCGTCCTGCTGCTCCTCACCGACGGCCTGGCAGGCGACCAGCGGGAGATCCTGCGCGGCGTCTACCGGGTGCTCGGGGCGGGCGTGCCGCTCGTCGGGGGGTGCTCGGGCGCCGAGGGGGTGGCGCGGACGTTCCAGATGCACGGCGACCAGGTGCTGACCGACTCGGTGGTCGCGGCCGCGATCGGCTCCGACGCGCCGCTGGGGATCGGGGTGCGCCACGGGTGGCGGAGGGTCGGCGATCCGATGCTCGTCACGAGCAGCGGCGGCAACCGGGTCCACACGCTCAACGGGCGGCCTGCGCTGGACGTGTACCTGGAGCGTCTCGGCGCGCCCGCCGAGGCAGGTACCGACGAGGAGGAGTTCGCCAGGCTCGCACTGGTGCACCCCCTCGGGCTCGACCACCGCGACGGTGAGGAGGAGATCCGGCTCATCGCAGGCGGCGACTTCGCCGACCGGTCACTCGTGTGCATCGCCGAGGTGCCGCAGGCAGCGCTCGTCTGGCTCATGGAGGGTGACGCCGAGTCGGTCCGGTGGGCAGGCGGCGCCGCGTGCAGCGATGCGCTCGCGGCGCTCGGTGGCCACCCGCCGCTCGGCCTGCTGGCGTTCGAGTGCGTCGGCAGGCGTCCTGTGCTCGGCCAGGAGGGGGCCCAGGTGGAGATCGACGAGATCACGAAGTGCTCCGGCGGCGCACCGGTTGCCGGCTTCTACACGTACGGGGAGATCGCCCGCGAGCAGGGGGTGATCGGCTTCCACAACCAGACCCTCGTCGTCCTCTCGGTCGCCTGA
- a CDS encoding helix-turn-helix domain-containing protein, which produces MTIDGVFDPTAHAHLLHQVFEAVLAGDRAPTAPRSLVSESWQRSLAAHVDPDRRTPPVVVEESEIPHLRAAHPLNAVMPLLRSTLVSIADEAMHVMLVTDADGTILWREGAAAVLNSADEVGLMPGTRWSEAAIGTNAMGTTLAVDAPVTIHSAEHLVRTYHAWTCAAAPVHDPDTGTILGAIDISGPLHTVHPAMKQLVSATAQLAEHQLRVRLAIEDERLRLRNMPHLTNLRGQAGALVTATGRIVAGEPYGVWPERVAVHPGVDRLVLDDGREMVVEQLAEGYLLRAPHHSTPSRPRSALSLRFTGDGAPTAVLDGRTIPLTLRPAELLTALALHPDGLTAEQLALLLYGEEGNPTTVRGEVLRLRGLIGSDVLRTRPYRLAASVDTDFQAARRAIRAHRLADALRTCAGPLLPRSDAPAIRELRAELEVGLRGIVLESDDVDLLAEFAVHPLGRDDLEVHDRLMALLPPSDPRRAPIAARRVHLLF; this is translated from the coding sequence ATGACCATCGATGGAGTGTTCGACCCCACGGCCCATGCCCACCTGCTGCACCAGGTGTTCGAGGCCGTGCTGGCAGGCGATCGGGCACCCACCGCACCTCGCTCGCTCGTCTCCGAGTCGTGGCAGCGCAGCCTCGCCGCGCACGTCGACCCGGACCGGCGCACGCCCCCGGTCGTCGTCGAGGAGTCGGAGATCCCCCATCTGCGCGCTGCCCACCCGCTCAACGCGGTGATGCCGCTGCTGCGCAGCACCCTGGTGAGCATCGCCGACGAGGCCATGCACGTCATGCTCGTCACCGACGCCGACGGCACCATCCTGTGGCGCGAGGGCGCCGCCGCCGTGCTCAACTCGGCCGACGAGGTCGGCCTGATGCCGGGCACCCGGTGGTCCGAGGCCGCCATCGGCACCAACGCGATGGGCACCACGCTCGCCGTCGACGCGCCGGTGACGATCCACTCCGCGGAGCACCTGGTGCGCACCTACCACGCGTGGACCTGCGCGGCCGCGCCCGTGCACGACCCGGACACCGGCACGATCCTCGGCGCCATCGACATCAGCGGCCCCCTGCACACGGTGCACCCGGCCATGAAGCAGCTTGTGTCGGCCACCGCCCAGCTCGCCGAGCACCAGCTGCGCGTACGCCTCGCCATCGAGGACGAGCGGTTGCGCCTGCGCAACATGCCCCACCTCACCAACCTGCGCGGACAGGCCGGCGCGCTGGTCACCGCGACCGGCCGGATCGTCGCGGGTGAGCCGTACGGGGTGTGGCCGGAACGGGTGGCCGTGCACCCCGGCGTCGACCGGCTCGTCCTCGACGACGGCCGCGAGATGGTGGTGGAACAGCTCGCCGAGGGCTACCTGCTGCGCGCGCCGCACCACAGCACCCCCTCCAGGCCGCGCTCGGCGCTGTCGCTGCGCTTCACCGGGGATGGCGCGCCGACGGCCGTCCTCGACGGCCGGACCATCCCGCTGACGCTGCGCCCCGCCGAGCTGCTCACCGCGCTCGCCCTGCATCCCGACGGGCTCACCGCCGAGCAGCTCGCGCTCCTGCTCTACGGCGAGGAAGGCAACCCCACCACGGTCCGCGGCGAAGTGCTCCGGTTGCGCGGTCTCATCGGCTCCGACGTCCTGCGCACCCGCCCGTACCGGCTCGCCGCCAGCGTCGACACCGACTTCCAGGCCGCGCGCCGCGCGATCCGCGCCCACCGCCTGGCCGATGCCCTGCGCACATGCGCGGGGCCGCTGCTTCCGCGCTCGGACGCCCCGGCGATCCGCGAGCTGCGTGCCGAGCTGGAGGTCGGGCTGCGCGGCATCGTGCTGGAGAGCGACGACGTCGACCTGCTCGCCGAGTTCGCCGTCCACCCCCTCGGCCGCGACGACCTCGAGGTGCACGACCGCCTCATGGCGCTGCTGCCCCCGTCCGACCCCCGCCGCGCGCCGATCGCGGCGCGGCGGGTGCACCTGCTCTTCTGA
- a CDS encoding LuxR C-terminal-related transcriptional regulator, with amino-acid sequence MTADALLDRRAVLDTVTSAPTTTSRRTARILVVDDEAIVRFGLRQLFAPDPHVSVIGEAATPRDALVIADRCPPDLVILDVALGRGDAAGVELARMLLERHRGVRVLVLTGCRDRDVMLRTVRLGVHGYVRKGADTADIVRAVHTLLRGESVFDTGGSAGSAVMDVLRDEDRPPVRGLGGAMLTERENQVLRLLAVGMSNREIGRRLVISEATVKFHVRNLRDKLDVRRRTEIVYTATRQGIV; translated from the coding sequence ATGACTGCTGACGCACTGCTCGACCGCCGCGCCGTGCTCGACACGGTGACCAGCGCCCCCACCACCACCAGCCGGCGCACCGCTCGCATCCTCGTCGTTGACGACGAGGCCATCGTCCGTTTCGGGCTGCGCCAGCTGTTCGCGCCGGACCCCCACGTATCCGTGATCGGGGAGGCCGCCACGCCCCGCGACGCGCTCGTGATCGCCGATCGATGTCCACCCGATCTGGTGATCCTCGACGTCGCTCTCGGCCGGGGCGACGCCGCGGGCGTGGAGCTCGCCCGGATGCTGCTCGAACGCCACCGCGGGGTGCGGGTGCTCGTGCTGACCGGCTGCCGCGACCGCGACGTCATGCTGCGGACCGTGCGCCTCGGCGTCCACGGCTACGTGCGCAAGGGCGCCGACACCGCCGACATCGTCCGCGCCGTGCACACGCTGCTGCGCGGCGAGAGCGTGTTCGACACCGGCGGTTCCGCCGGCTCCGCCGTCATGGACGTGCTGCGCGACGAGGACCGCCCACCGGTGCGCGGACTCGGCGGCGCGATGCTGACCGAGCGCGAGAACCAGGTGCTGCGCTTGCTCGCTGTCGGCATGTCCAACCGCGAGATCGGAAGGCGGCTCGTGATCAGCGAGGCCACGGTCAAGTTCCACGTGCGGAACCTGCGCGACAAGCTCGACGTGCGGCGGCGCACGGAGATCGTCTACACGGCGACGCGGCAGGGGATCGTCTAG
- the glmS gene encoding glutamine--fructose-6-phosphate transaminase (isomerizing), translating to MCGIVGYVGPQDSAPILLEGLGRLEYRGYDSAGLAVRGRSGLKIRKVSGRVAELAADLPPRFKGAPGIGHTRWATHGEPSEANAHPQTDSTGRIAVVHNGIIENADELRAKLTADGVEFASQTDTETVAHLVAAAFAAGAEDLEQAVRQALRQVVGAYGLAVLDAEHPDRIVVARNGSPVLLGVGEKEMFVASDVAALIGYTRQVVYLDDGELATITATGYRTYTLDDRAVAKSPSTIDWDVVGAEIGDHAHFLAKEIQEQPRTIERALKGRIDERFATAHLGGLNMSVREAREFRRVKILGCGSACYAGELGAQLIEDLARVPASAEPASEFRYRNPVVEPDTLYVAVSQSGETIDTLAAVQELQRKGGRVIGIVNVVGSTIARQVDGGIYLHAGPEMSVAATKSFTSTVAAFALLALHLGRIRDLAPEQGRRIIAGLNALPAQIGQILEQSDAIAEVAKEVAKSHSVMFVGRRRGWPVAREGAQKLKEISYVHAEAYPSAELKHGPLALISPEMPTVAVVPDDDLLDKNTSTLSEIKARKGPVIAVAHRELPSDLADRTIVVPRAEPELDPILLSIPLQVLAYHAAVALDRDVDKPRNLAKSVTVE from the coding sequence ATGTGCGGCATCGTCGGATACGTCGGACCCCAGGACTCTGCCCCGATCCTCCTGGAGGGGCTGGGGCGCCTGGAGTACCGCGGGTACGACAGCGCCGGTCTCGCGGTGCGCGGGCGGAGCGGGCTCAAGATCCGCAAGGTGAGCGGGCGGGTCGCCGAGCTGGCCGCCGACCTGCCGCCCCGGTTCAAGGGGGCGCCGGGCATCGGCCACACCCGCTGGGCGACGCACGGTGAGCCGAGCGAGGCCAACGCCCACCCGCAGACCGACTCGACGGGCCGCATCGCGGTGGTCCACAACGGCATCATCGAGAACGCCGACGAGCTGCGCGCGAAGCTCACCGCCGACGGGGTGGAGTTCGCCTCGCAGACCGACACCGAGACCGTGGCGCATCTCGTGGCCGCCGCCTTCGCCGCAGGCGCGGAAGACCTGGAGCAGGCGGTGCGCCAGGCGCTGCGGCAGGTGGTGGGGGCCTACGGCCTCGCCGTCCTGGACGCCGAGCACCCGGACCGGATCGTCGTGGCCCGCAACGGCAGCCCCGTGCTGCTCGGCGTCGGCGAGAAGGAGATGTTCGTGGCGTCGGACGTCGCGGCGCTGATCGGCTACACCCGCCAGGTCGTCTACCTCGACGACGGTGAGCTCGCCACGATCACCGCCACCGGCTACCGCACGTACACCCTCGACGACCGGGCCGTGGCCAAGAGCCCGTCCACGATCGACTGGGACGTGGTGGGCGCCGAGATCGGCGACCACGCGCACTTCCTGGCCAAGGAGATCCAGGAGCAGCCGCGGACGATCGAGCGTGCGCTCAAGGGGCGCATCGACGAGCGCTTCGCCACCGCGCACCTCGGCGGGCTCAACATGTCCGTCCGCGAGGCGCGGGAGTTCCGCCGCGTGAAGATCCTCGGCTGCGGGTCCGCCTGCTACGCGGGTGAGCTGGGCGCGCAGCTGATCGAGGACCTCGCGCGGGTGCCGGCGAGCGCGGAGCCGGCCTCGGAGTTCCGCTACCGCAACCCCGTGGTGGAGCCGGACACGCTGTACGTGGCGGTGAGCCAGTCCGGCGAGACGATCGACACCCTCGCCGCCGTGCAGGAGCTGCAGCGCAAGGGCGGCCGGGTGATCGGCATCGTGAACGTCGTCGGCTCCACGATCGCCCGCCAGGTCGACGGGGGCATCTACCTGCACGCCGGGCCGGAGATGTCGGTGGCCGCCACGAAGTCGTTCACGTCCACGGTCGCCGCGTTCGCGCTGCTCGCGCTGCACCTTGGCCGCATCCGCGACCTCGCACCCGAGCAGGGCCGCCGCATCATCGCGGGCCTGAACGCGCTGCCCGCGCAGATCGGGCAGATCCTCGAACAGTCGGACGCGATCGCCGAGGTGGCAAAGGAGGTCGCGAAGAGCCACAGCGTGATGTTCGTCGGTCGCCGCCGCGGCTGGCCGGTGGCCCGCGAGGGCGCGCAGAAGCTCAAGGAGATCTCCTACGTCCACGCGGAGGCCTACCCGTCGGCCGAGCTCAAGCACGGTCCGCTCGCCCTGATCAGCCCGGAGATGCCGACCGTCGCGGTCGTCCCGGACGACGACCTGCTCGACAAGAACACCTCGACGCTCTCGGAGATCAAGGCCCGCAAGGGCCCGGTGATCGCGGTGGCGCACCGGGAGCTGCCCTCCGACCTCGCCGACCGCACCATCGTGGTGCCGCGGGCCGAGCCTGAGCTGGACCCGATCCTGCTGTCGATCCCGCTGCAGGTCCTCGCCTACCACGCCGCGGTCGCCCTGGACCGGGACGTGGACAAGCCCCGCAACCTGGCCAAGAGCGTCACGGTGGAGTGA